GATGCATTCGAAAGGTGTGGCACATAAAGATTGGTATTTACATGTAGACCAAATCCCTGCGCCAAACAGACCTTCGTATGTAGTCCGAGTGAGTGACTTCTACACCGACAATGGTTTTACCGCATACCTGATCAAAGCAGTTCGTAAAAACGCTTTGGAAGTATCGGCAAGTCTCATCGTTGTAGGGGCAGCATTAGGTTTTCTCATGAAACGCAAAATGGGAAATCCAAAAGCCGCTTAAAAACAAACCTACCTTCACAAAAGAAATCCTTCCTCCTAAACCTAGGGGGGAGGATTTTTGTTTTATGGCTTCCCTCTTACGGTTCGCTGACCCAGATTATTTTTTAAACGGAACTTTTTTTGAAGACCTAAAAAAGGATCACCCCATTCTCGTTGACCCACTTTGGCAAGGGACTTCCCTTGAGCGGCAACTTAGCGATTCCCCTCTCCCGAAACAATCAAATCCTCAAACCTTCAGTTTAGTCACTTCTGGATCCACTGGTTCTCCCAAAATGGTTTGGAAACATTGGGACGAAATCCAAAAGGAAGTGGATGTCTGGCTTTCCGAAACAAATACCCAATCCTTATTCCAAGATGTCGAAGAAATCCACGTCCAGGTGCCCTTATGCCATCTGTATGGACTCCTCTGGGGGTATTTACTTCCAAAAGCCTTGGGCATTCCCATCGTGATGGGACAATCCAAAACCGAAACACCGGCCAAACTTTCGATCACTTCCGCACCCCAATTGCAAATGGCAGTCACAAATGCGTTTGCACTACCAGAACGAGCCATTGTTTCAGGTATGAAATTCCCAGTTCCTTTGGCGCGTGATTTACGTGAATTAGGTGGGATTTCCCTTCTAGAAATTTATGGATCTACGGAAACCGGTGGGATGGGTTATCGTGATCCACTGAGACAAAACCGATTTATTTTTTTACAGGAAGTTCAAATTCAATTCCAAACATTCGGTGAAGAAAATGAACTTCTGGTAAAAAGTCCATTTGTCTCAAAACATTACGATACCTTCGAAACCAATGAATGGGTATCCCATCATTTGCCAGCAAATTCATATTATGCGACAGGAGATTTAGGAGAAAATTCAGATTTAGGATTTTATTTAATCGGCAGGAAAGATCGTATCATCAAACACAAAGGGAAACGAGTTTCTCTCGATCGAGTTGAATCGGAAATCTTAGGGTTAC
This Leptospira biflexa serovar Patoc strain 'Patoc 1 (Paris)' DNA region includes the following protein-coding sequences:
- a CDS encoding AMP-binding protein, translated to MASLLRFADPDYFLNGTFFEDLKKDHPILVDPLWQGTSLERQLSDSPLPKQSNPQTFSLVTSGSTGSPKMVWKHWDEIQKEVDVWLSETNTQSLFQDVEEIHVQVPLCHLYGLLWGYLLPKALGIPIVMGQSKTETPAKLSITSAPQLQMAVTNAFALPERAIVSGMKFPVPLARDLRELGGISLLEIYGSTETGGMGYRDPLRQNRFIFLQEVQIQFQTFGEENELLVKSPFVSKHYDTFETNEWVSHHLPANSYYATGDLGENSDLGFYLIGRKDRIIKHKGKRVSLDRVESEILGLRLEGQFVCVPVHHERGDTIGLFTDSRLPIDHLYQTLRNELPDSHVPRVILKQNSIPKLPNGKLDYQSITKLCLNEYIKQIATKDKEKQTIQINSETTVAEILSSILGYIPKPNDHLIYDCGMDSIQFTEMFLKLETKIGSKIPEEDKQTGFFVSLSGMEGYLKDKLYLQ